The window GTAAGTCCAATCCCAAGTCACAATCACCGAGAATCCCTGCTGAGACCATTTCACTCATCCGGCAAATGGCCGCGGACAACCTGACCTGGGGAGCGGAACGCATTCGGGGCGAACTCCTCAAACCGGGAATCAAAGTCAGCAAACGCACGGTCCAGAAGTATATGGCACGTAATGATACGCCAAGCCCTTCAGGTCAGACCTGGGCCACCTTTTTGATGAACCATGCACCCCACATCTGGGCCTGTGATTTCACCCAGGTCTTCGACATCATGTTCCGCTCCCTATTCATCTTTCTCATCATTGAACATGCCAGTCGCCGTATCGTGCATGTTGCCGTCACCTCTCACCCAAGCGATGCCTGGGTGGCGCAACAACTGCGGGAAGCCACGCCCTGGGCCGAAGGACCCAGGTATTTGATACGGGACAATGACCCCAAGTTCGGACAGCATTTCTCGGCCATTGCAGCAGGAACGGGCATTAAGGAAATTCGCACCCCGGTTGGCGCACCCAACGCGAATGCTATCTGCGAAAGATACATCGGGACCTTACGCAGGGAGTGCCTG of the Chloroflexota bacterium genome contains:
- a CDS encoding integrase core domain-containing protein, whose protein sequence is KSNPKSQSPRIPAETISLIRQMAADNLTWGAERIRGELLKPGIKVSKRTVQKYMARNDTPSPSGQTWATFLMNHAPHIWACDFTQVFDIMFRSLFIFLIIEHASRRIVHVAVTSHPSDAWVAQQLREATPWAEGPRYLIRDNDPKFGQHFSAIAAGTGIKEIRTPVGAPNANAICERYIGTLRRECLDHMIILNHKHLYGVSQEFVAFYNQARPHQGLQQGIPIPPADQLGSGKGHGILLGAKARGVNAL